The genomic segment ATGTAGAACGCATTCGTCAAAAAATTCCGGTATTCCAAGACCGGCGTCCGGAATTTTATTAATTATAAGATCGGCTGACGTTTCTATTTGAAAGTCAGCCTTCTTCACTTATTCAATTGTTGCCCACATTTCTTTTGGATTCAATTCGTAAATACCATTTTCCCGATACATGTAATGATTAATGATGAACTCACGACGAATGGTCGCATAGTCTTCATGAAACCTCTTAATATACTCATTAATTTCTTTTTCCTCGTACTTTCTTCCTATTTCCAGTCCTCGAATGATGTGTTCAAACACGATTAATTTCTTCTTTCGCTGCGCTGGAATAGCCTTTAATTTCCCTTCTGGTGTAAAGAAATTTTGAATAACTTTTTGCTTTTCCAATTCAAGTGACGTCATATCTCTTTCCTCCTTTTGTTTGGCTAACTGGAGGAGCGCCATTCCGTGGTGCGACAGGACGGAACGGTTTAAATGGTAATAAATCGTGTTTTTATCTCTTCGTTGGAATACTAAATTCACTTCTTTGAGCTTTTGCAGATGATGCGTAATTGTTGGTGCCGTTAAACCTAATTTACCGGCAATCGCCTGACCATGTAGCGGACCATTGGCCAACAATGTAACAATTCGAATGCGTGTCGCGTCCCCGATTGCTTTAAAAAAAGCAATAGATTTACCTAGCTGCATAACACCCCTCCTATTTCGATATATATCTAATTTGACAAATATCTAATTAGATGATAATAAAAATTATTTTAATTGTAAATATTTTTCAGAAATGTTCAAGAAATAAAAAGAAAGAGGCTTACTTTAAAGCCCCTTCCAACTGTAACAATATTCGTTTTTTCTCCACTTCTTTTCCGGCGTAACCGGTTAAAGCACCATTTTTTCCAATAACTCGGTGACATGGAACGATAATCGGCAACCGATTTTTTCGATTTGCTTGGCCGACGGCTCGGACAGCTTTTTCATTTCCAATCATTTTGGCAATGTCCTTGTAACTTCGTGTTTCTCCATAAGGAATCGCTTGTAACGCTTCCCACACTTTTTGTTGAAAAGGGGTCCCTTCGAAATGTATGGGGAGCTGGAACTGTACAAGTTTCCCTTGAAAGTATAAATCTAATTGACAAAAGGCTTCCTGAATGATTGAATGGGACGGTTCATATATCGCCTCTTCCAACAGTTCCTTCTCTTTACCAAAAGTAATATCAGTTACTTGATGGTCGTTGACAAAGATGTATAATTCCCCAATCGGACTTGTCATTGTTGCATAATATCGGCTCATACGAAAAACTCCTTACATTGTTCCTGAATACGGTAAATATATGTGGAACGTTGTGCCTTTTCCCACTTCGCTTTCGACTTCTACTTTTCCATTATGCTCTTTAATAATTTTATAACTAACCATTAACCCAAGACCAGTCCCTCGATCTTTCGTCGTATAAAAAGG from the Bacillus sp. (in: firmicutes) genome contains:
- a CDS encoding metalloregulator ArsR/SmtB family transcription factor, translated to MQLGKSIAFFKAIGDATRIRIVTLLANGPLHGQAIAGKLGLTAPTITHHLQKLKEVNLVFQRRDKNTIYYHLNRSVLSHHGMALLQLAKQKEERDMTSLELEKQKVIQNFFTPEGKLKAIPAQRKKKLIVFEHIIRGLEIGRKYEEKEINEYIKRFHEDYATIRREFIINHYMYRENGIYELNPKEMWATIE
- a CDS encoding methylated-DNA--[protein]-cysteine S-methyltransferase, giving the protein MSRYYATMTSPIGELYIFVNDHQVTDITFGKEKELLEEAIYEPSHSIIQEAFCQLDLYFQGKLVQFQLPIHFEGTPFQQKVWEALQAIPYGETRSYKDIAKMIGNEKAVRAVGQANRKNRLPIIVPCHRVIGKNGALTGYAGKEVEKKRILLQLEGALK